A window of the Agrococcus jejuensis genome harbors these coding sequences:
- a CDS encoding GNAT family N-acetyltransferase, with protein sequence MSESPEVEIVDAAEQGRFELRVGGELVSFVDYADHDGRRAFPHTQTYPEFGGRGYGTQVVRAALDEAVAAGRSVVPSCPFVRAVVQQHPAEYGALVA encoded by the coding sequence ATGAGCGAGTCGCCCGAGGTCGAGATCGTCGACGCAGCCGAGCAGGGCCGCTTCGAGCTGCGCGTCGGCGGCGAGCTCGTGAGCTTCGTCGACTACGCCGACCACGACGGTCGCCGCGCCTTCCCGCACACGCAGACGTATCCCGAGTTCGGCGGTCGCGGGTACGGCACGCAGGTCGTGCGCGCCGCCCTCGACGAGGCCGTCGCCGCGGGCCGCTCGGTCGTGCCGTCGTGCCCGTTCGTGCGCGCGGTCGTGCAGCAGCATCCCGCCGAGTACGGCGCGCTCGTCGCCTGA
- a CDS encoding LysR family transcriptional regulator: MDIDPRRVLIFRAVARAGSVSGGARTLGWTQPAVSQHLRTLEGELGTALLLRGPTGVTLTEAGERLLARADAIEAALRQAEAELAELAAGGGTVTLAAFPSAMADLVPRAIAYLLQEAPQVQVRVVESEPPEALAAVAGNDVDLAVVFEYAESHDDVGLERVALGDDPSLIVVPDGHRLAGSDAIALADLAEERWVAGCPRCRSHLEMLADKAGFAPDVQHSTDDLVAAQSFVARTGAVALLPAMAVAAHQRPDVVARPLADGSGRALAIRHRTGADRVPAIRAVVEAIAAVV, encoded by the coding sequence ATGGACATCGATCCGCGCCGCGTGCTCATCTTCCGCGCCGTCGCGCGCGCCGGCTCCGTCTCGGGCGGCGCGCGCACGCTCGGATGGACGCAGCCGGCCGTGAGCCAGCACCTCCGCACGCTCGAGGGCGAGCTCGGCACGGCGCTGCTGCTGCGCGGCCCGACGGGCGTCACGCTCACGGAGGCGGGGGAGCGGCTGCTCGCGCGCGCCGACGCGATCGAGGCCGCGCTGCGCCAGGCCGAGGCCGAGCTCGCCGAGCTCGCCGCCGGCGGTGGCACCGTGACGCTCGCCGCCTTCCCGTCGGCGATGGCCGACCTCGTGCCGCGCGCGATCGCCTACCTGCTGCAGGAGGCGCCGCAGGTGCAGGTGCGCGTCGTCGAGTCCGAGCCACCCGAGGCCCTCGCGGCCGTCGCGGGCAACGACGTCGACCTCGCGGTCGTGTTCGAGTACGCCGAGTCGCACGACGACGTGGGCCTCGAGCGCGTCGCGCTCGGCGACGACCCGAGCCTCATCGTCGTGCCCGACGGGCACCGGCTCGCGGGCAGCGACGCCATCGCGCTCGCCGATCTCGCCGAAGAGCGCTGGGTCGCCGGGTGCCCGCGGTGCCGCTCGCACCTCGAGATGCTCGCCGACAAGGCGGGCTTCGCGCCCGACGTGCAGCACTCGACCGACGACCTCGTCGCCGCGCAGTCGTTCGTCGCCCGCACCGGCGCGGTCGCGCTGCTGCCCGCCATGGCCGTCGCGGCGCACCAGCGCCCCGACGTGGTGGCGCGGCCGCTCGCCGACGGCTCGGGCCGCGCCCTCGCCATCCGGCACCGCACCGGGGCCGACCGCGTGCCCGCGATCCGCGCGGTCGTCGAGGCGATCGCCGCCGTCGTCTGA
- a CDS encoding protealysin inhibitor emfourin has translation MHGIVPPFLLERLGDHPTAAVARCAQRTLTLDEAVRTTRRAAPPIAAPERGLVAGEAKPRRTIADAQRTMRLPGTTVRNEGDEPTGDVAVDEAYDGLGITWTLLHEAFGRDSLDGAGMPLLATVHYGEAYDNAFWNGERMVFGDGDGEVFLGFTGAVDVIGHELAHGLVQSTTDLVYQGQSGALNESVADVIGSLAKQHALGQTADEADWLVGAGLFAPGVEGVALRSLRAPGTAYDDDVLGKDPQPATMADYVETTSDNGGVHINSGIPNHAFYLAATAIGGRAWEGAGLVWLDVLTNGSIDVRADFSAFAAATVAAAETRFGADSTQRAAIADAWDAVGVTGEQAPTTTTDADGVETVRVERSGGLLGRERVGELPESALPSRDQRALESLIDSGELAGLAAGDDDRVRDGYVWRITVETRIDVTLVEPALPDDVLVLLHRILELGERR, from the coding sequence ATGCACGGCATCGTCCCCCCGTTCCTGCTCGAGCGCCTCGGCGACCACCCGACGGCCGCCGTCGCGCGCTGCGCCCAGCGCACCCTCACGCTCGACGAGGCCGTGCGCACGACGCGCCGGGCCGCACCGCCCATCGCGGCACCCGAGCGCGGGCTCGTCGCCGGCGAGGCGAAGCCGCGTCGCACGATCGCGGATGCGCAGCGCACGATGCGCCTGCCGGGCACGACGGTGCGCAACGAGGGCGACGAGCCCACGGGCGACGTCGCGGTCGACGAGGCCTACGACGGGCTCGGCATCACCTGGACGCTGCTGCACGAGGCGTTCGGCCGCGACTCGCTCGACGGCGCTGGCATGCCGCTGCTCGCGACGGTGCACTACGGCGAGGCCTACGACAACGCGTTCTGGAACGGCGAGCGCATGGTCTTCGGCGACGGCGACGGCGAGGTCTTCCTCGGCTTCACCGGCGCGGTCGACGTCATCGGCCACGAGCTCGCGCACGGGCTCGTGCAGTCGACGACCGACCTCGTCTACCAGGGGCAGTCGGGTGCGCTCAACGAGTCGGTCGCCGACGTCATCGGCTCGCTCGCGAAGCAGCACGCGCTCGGCCAGACCGCCGACGAGGCCGACTGGCTCGTCGGCGCCGGCCTCTTCGCGCCGGGCGTCGAGGGCGTCGCGCTGCGGTCGCTGCGCGCGCCCGGCACGGCGTACGACGACGACGTGCTCGGCAAGGATCCGCAGCCGGCGACGATGGCCGACTACGTCGAGACCACGAGCGACAACGGCGGCGTGCACATCAACTCGGGCATCCCGAACCACGCCTTCTACCTCGCCGCGACGGCGATCGGCGGGCGTGCGTGGGAGGGCGCTGGGCTCGTGTGGCTCGACGTGCTCACGAACGGGTCGATCGACGTGCGCGCCGACTTCTCGGCGTTCGCCGCCGCGACGGTCGCGGCGGCCGAGACGCGCTTCGGCGCCGACTCGACGCAGCGCGCGGCGATCGCCGACGCGTGGGATGCCGTGGGCGTGACGGGCGAGCAGGCGCCCACGACGACGACCGACGCCGACGGCGTCGAGACCGTGCGCGTCGAGCGCTCGGGCGGGCTGCTGGGGCGCGAGCGCGTCGGCGAGCTGCCGGAGTCGGCGCTGCCGAGCCGCGACCAGCGCGCGCTCGAGTCGCTCATCGACTCGGGCGAGCTCGCGGGCCTCGCGGCCGGCGACGACGATCGCGTGCGTGACGGCTACGTGTGGCGCATCACGGTCGAGACGCGCATCGACGTCACGCTCGTCGAGCCCGCGCTGCCCGACGACGTGCTCGTGCTGCTGCACCGCATCCTCGAGCTCGGAGAGCGCCGCTAG
- a CDS encoding DsbA family protein, translated as MTAKTWNILGIVAAALVIVGITIALVVRPWEQAVSAPEPATDVTAADTLADDTHILDDAGEGAPVVVEFLDFECPSCALVYPTMETLRAEYSGEVTFAVRYFPLASHQNAFPAALAAEAAAQQGEFEAMYQRLFETHSDWAGTDDAAEAFRGFAEDLGLDMDAYDAAVADPATGDRIEADYEAGVALGVQSTPTIYIDGQQLELNHVDDIGAGIEAALAD; from the coding sequence ATGACCGCCAAGACCTGGAACATCCTCGGCATCGTCGCCGCAGCGCTCGTGATCGTGGGCATCACGATCGCGCTCGTCGTGCGCCCCTGGGAGCAGGCGGTCAGCGCGCCCGAGCCCGCGACCGACGTCACGGCCGCCGACACGCTCGCCGACGACACGCACATCCTCGACGACGCAGGCGAGGGCGCCCCGGTGGTCGTGGAGTTCCTCGACTTCGAGTGCCCGTCGTGCGCGCTCGTCTACCCGACGATGGAGACGCTGCGCGCCGAGTACTCCGGCGAGGTCACCTTCGCCGTGCGCTACTTCCCGCTCGCGTCGCACCAGAACGCCTTCCCGGCGGCGCTCGCCGCCGAGGCCGCCGCGCAGCAGGGCGAGTTCGAGGCCATGTACCAGCGCCTCTTCGAGACGCACTCCGACTGGGCGGGCACCGACGACGCCGCCGAGGCCTTCCGCGGCTTCGCCGAGGACCTCGGGCTCGACATGGATGCGTATGACGCCGCCGTCGCCGACCCCGCGACGGGCGACCGCATCGAGGCCGACTACGAGGCGGGCGTCGCGCTGGGCGTGCAGAGCACCCCGACGATCTACATCGACGGCCAGCAGCTCGAGCTGAACCATGTCGACGACATCGGGGCGGGCATCGAGGCGGCGCTCGCCGACTGA
- a CDS encoding copper-translocating P-type ATPase — MDHDTQQHAEHQHAHHDAHADHDAHAGHAGHTGHGDHVAQFRSRFWLALVLAVPTVALSGMFASILGYVIPEAPLLAWVSPILGTVLFAWGGWPFLRGAVDEVRSRQPGMMLLVALAITVAFVASWAATLGLAPHHLDFWWELALLVVIMLLGHWIEMRSLARTTSALDALAALLPDSAERITDAGIEHVAPVDLRVGDVVLVRPGAAIPADGRIVEGAAAIDESMVTGESRTVQRAAGELVTAGTVATDSSLRVRVAATGDDTALAGIRRLVADAQASTSRAQRIADRAAALLFWFALGAAAITAVAWLVLGTPEDAVVRTVTVLVIACPHALGLAIPLVVAISTERAARGGVLVQDRLALERMRVVDVVVLDKTGTLTRGEPAVLDVAASGDLDDDAVLALAAAAEADSEHPLARAIVRAADERGLAHETATDATSSPAVGVAATVGGARIHVGGPRMLAERGLEPVAQADAWASEGSTVLHVVRDDAVIGALRLADEVRPESADAVRALHALGIEVVMLTGDAEPVAHSVAGTLDIDRFVAGVRPEDKADEIARLQAEGRTVAMVGDGVNDAPALARADVGIAIGAGTDVAIASAGVILAGSDPRSVVSVVELSRAGYAKMRQNLWWAAGYNLLSVPLAAGVLAPIGFVLPMSVGAILMSLSTLVVAANAQLLRRLDLRPDRSVAAVLGAR; from the coding sequence ATGGACCACGACACGCAGCAGCACGCCGAGCACCAGCACGCGCACCACGATGCGCACGCCGATCACGACGCGCACGCCGGCCATGCGGGGCACACGGGCCACGGTGACCACGTCGCGCAGTTCCGCTCGCGCTTCTGGCTCGCGCTCGTGCTCGCGGTGCCGACGGTCGCGCTGTCGGGCATGTTCGCCTCGATCCTCGGCTACGTCATCCCCGAGGCACCCCTGCTCGCATGGGTCTCCCCCATCCTCGGCACCGTGCTCTTCGCATGGGGCGGCTGGCCGTTCCTGCGCGGCGCCGTCGACGAGGTCCGCTCGCGGCAGCCCGGCATGATGCTGCTCGTCGCGCTCGCGATCACGGTCGCGTTCGTCGCGTCGTGGGCGGCGACGCTGGGTCTCGCGCCGCACCATCTCGACTTCTGGTGGGAGCTCGCGCTGCTCGTCGTCATCATGCTGCTCGGCCACTGGATCGAGATGCGGTCGCTCGCGCGCACGACCTCGGCGCTCGACGCGCTCGCGGCGCTGCTGCCCGACTCGGCCGAGCGCATCACCGACGCGGGCATCGAGCACGTGGCACCCGTCGACCTGCGCGTCGGCGACGTCGTGCTCGTGCGCCCCGGCGCGGCGATCCCGGCCGACGGTCGCATCGTCGAGGGCGCCGCGGCGATCGACGAGTCGATGGTCACGGGCGAGTCCCGCACCGTGCAGCGGGCCGCCGGCGAGCTCGTGACGGCCGGCACCGTCGCGACCGACTCGAGCCTGCGCGTCCGCGTCGCGGCGACGGGCGACGACACGGCGCTCGCCGGCATCCGCAGGCTCGTGGCCGACGCGCAGGCGTCGACGTCGCGGGCGCAGCGCATCGCCGACCGCGCCGCGGCGCTGCTGTTCTGGTTCGCGCTCGGCGCCGCCGCCATCACTGCCGTCGCGTGGCTCGTGCTGGGCACGCCCGAGGACGCCGTCGTGCGCACGGTCACGGTGCTCGTCATCGCGTGCCCGCACGCGCTCGGCCTCGCGATCCCGCTCGTCGTCGCGATCTCGACCGAGCGCGCCGCGCGCGGCGGCGTGCTCGTGCAGGATCGCCTCGCGCTCGAGCGGATGCGCGTCGTCGACGTCGTCGTGCTCGACAAGACCGGCACCCTCACGCGCGGCGAGCCCGCCGTGCTCGACGTCGCCGCGTCCGGCGACCTCGACGACGACGCCGTGCTCGCGCTCGCCGCCGCCGCGGAGGCCGACAGCGAGCATCCGCTCGCCCGCGCCATCGTGCGCGCCGCCGACGAGCGCGGCCTCGCGCACGAGACTGCGACCGACGCCACCTCCTCGCCCGCCGTCGGCGTCGCCGCGACCGTCGGGGGTGCGCGCATCCACGTCGGCGGCCCCCGGATGCTCGCCGAGCGAGGCCTCGAGCCCGTCGCGCAGGCGGATGCCTGGGCATCCGAGGGCTCGACCGTGCTGCACGTCGTGCGCGACGACGCCGTGATCGGCGCGCTGCGGCTCGCCGACGAGGTCCGCCCGGAGTCGGCTGATGCCGTGCGGGCGCTGCACGCGCTGGGCATCGAGGTCGTCATGCTCACGGGCGACGCCGAGCCCGTCGCGCACAGCGTCGCAGGCACGCTCGACATCGACCGCTTCGTCGCCGGCGTGCGCCCCGAGGACAAGGCCGACGAGATCGCGCGGCTGCAGGCGGAGGGCCGCACGGTGGCCATGGTCGGCGACGGCGTCAACGACGCCCCCGCGCTCGCCCGCGCCGACGTCGGCATCGCGATCGGCGCGGGCACCGACGTCGCGATCGCCTCGGCGGGCGTGATCCTGGCCGGCTCCGACCCGCGCTCCGTCGTCTCGGTCGTCGAGCTCTCGCGCGCCGGATACGCGAAGATGCGCCAGAACCTGTGGTGGGCGGCCGGCTACAACCTGCTGTCGGTGCCGCTCGCCGCCGGCGTGCTCGCCCCGATCGGCTTCGTGCTGCCCATGTCGGTCGGCGCCATCCTCATGTCCCTGTCGACGCTCGTCGTCGCCGCCAACGCCCAGCTGCTGCGCAGGCTCGACCTGCGCCCCGACCGCAGCGTCGCCGCCGTGCTCGGCGCGCGCTGA
- the dhaM gene encoding dihydroxyacetone kinase phosphoryl donor subunit DhaM: MSVGLVVVSHSAQIAAGVVELAGQMAGDVAIEAAGGTDDGGIGTSFDLVMAALDAADSGDGVVVLCDLGSAVLTAETALDLLDDDARSLVRIADAPIVEGAVAAAVAAQSGDGLEAVLAAAESAAGSTAPSAAAPVPAGPSRTLTLVNASGLHARPAADLVQLVATFDADVLVNGVDARSMLRILGLGLDRGATVEVSATGVQAQEAVDAVAALVERGFGES; encoded by the coding sequence GTGAGCGTCGGGCTCGTCGTCGTCTCGCATTCCGCGCAGATCGCCGCGGGCGTCGTGGAGCTCGCCGGCCAGATGGCCGGCGACGTCGCGATCGAGGCCGCGGGCGGCACCGACGACGGCGGCATCGGCACGTCGTTCGACCTCGTGATGGCGGCCCTCGACGCCGCGGACTCCGGCGACGGCGTCGTCGTGCTGTGCGACCTCGGCTCGGCGGTGCTCACCGCCGAGACGGCGCTCGACCTGCTCGACGACGACGCTCGCTCGCTCGTGAGGATCGCGGATGCGCCGATCGTCGAGGGCGCCGTCGCGGCCGCCGTCGCGGCGCAGTCGGGCGACGGGCTCGAGGCGGTGCTGGCGGCGGCGGAGTCGGCGGCCGGGTCGACTGCCCCTTCCGCTGCTGCCCCCGTGCCCGCCGGCCCGTCGCGCACCCTGACGCTCGTGAACGCCTCCGGCCTCCACGCGCGCCCTGCCGCCGACCTCGTGCAGCTCGTCGCGACCTTCGACGCCGACGTGCTCGTGAACGGCGTCGACGCGCGCAGCATGCTGCGCATCCTCGGCCTCGGGCTCGATCGCGGCGCCACGGTCGAGGTGTCGGCGACGGGCGTGCAGGCGCAGGAGGCCGTCGACGCCGTCGCGGCGCTCGTCGAGCGCGGCTTCGGGGAGTCGTGA
- a CDS encoding DUF1905 domain-containing protein, which produces MDVTIEGDVFEWRGPAPFHFVRVPDAEAEAIRELSTIVSYGWGVIPVRGWVGDTEFTTSLYPRDGGYLVPLKDAVRRAEGVALDDRVAIRLRIG; this is translated from the coding sequence ATGGACGTGACGATCGAGGGCGACGTGTTCGAGTGGCGCGGTCCTGCGCCGTTCCACTTCGTGCGCGTGCCCGACGCCGAGGCGGAGGCGATCCGCGAGCTGTCGACGATCGTGTCGTACGGCTGGGGCGTCATCCCCGTGCGCGGCTGGGTCGGCGACACGGAGTTCACGACGTCGCTCTACCCGCGCGACGGCGGCTACCTCGTGCCGCTCAAGGATGCCGTGCGTCGCGCGGAGGGCGTGGCGCTCGACGACCGCGTCGCGATCCGCCTGCGGATCGGCTGA
- the dhaL gene encoding dihydroxyacetone kinase subunit DhaL, with translation MALDADWTRRWIALVADRIAERKAELSHLDRDIGDGDHGENLDRGFTAVRSRLADLDADATPGAILKLVATTLISTVGGASGPLYGTAFLKAAMAAGDAATLDDDLVAVLAAARDGIVARGKAEPGDKTMVDAWTPAVDAAAAAPDAVAALAAAADAAEAGAKATEPLVARKGRASYLGERAIGHRDPGSESTALILRAAADA, from the coding sequence ATGGCGCTCGACGCCGACTGGACCCGGCGCTGGATCGCGCTCGTCGCCGACCGCATCGCCGAGCGCAAGGCAGAGCTGTCGCACCTCGACCGCGACATCGGCGACGGCGACCACGGCGAGAACCTCGACCGCGGCTTCACCGCCGTGCGGTCGAGGCTGGCCGACCTCGACGCCGACGCGACGCCGGGCGCGATCCTCAAGCTCGTCGCGACGACGCTCATCTCGACCGTCGGCGGCGCGAGCGGGCCGCTGTACGGCACGGCGTTCCTCAAGGCCGCGATGGCCGCTGGCGACGCCGCGACGCTCGACGACGACCTCGTGGCCGTGCTCGCCGCGGCGCGCGACGGCATCGTGGCCCGCGGCAAGGCCGAGCCCGGCGACAAGACGATGGTGGATGCGTGGACGCCGGCGGTCGACGCCGCGGCAGCCGCGCCCGACGCCGTCGCAGCGCTGGCCGCTGCCGCCGACGCCGCCGAGGCGGGCGCGAAGGCGACCGAGCCGCTCGTCGCCCGCAAGGGCCGTGCGTCGTACCTGGGCGAGCGTGCGATCGGGCACCGGGACCCCGGCAGCGAGTCGACGGCGCTCATCCTGCGCGCGGCGGCCGACGCGTGA
- a CDS encoding DUF305 domain-containing protein translates to MRRRIASTSAVLAAAAAVALAGCAATDAGSSHDGHGADPGAQPSVESSSGASPADVMFAAMMIPHHEQAVEMADIVLAKPDLDARVADLATRIRDAQAPEIATMEGWLAAWGEDADAHAGMQHGDDGMLSDDELADLEAADGAEASRLFLEGMIAHHEGAVTMAEQQLADGSDPDALALAESIVATQQAEIDEMRALLDEL, encoded by the coding sequence ATGCGTCGTCGCATCGCATCCACGTCCGCCGTCCTCGCCGCCGCCGCCGCCGTCGCGCTCGCCGGGTGCGCAGCGACCGACGCCGGCTCGAGCCACGACGGTCACGGCGCCGACCCGGGCGCCCAGCCGAGCGTCGAGTCGTCGTCGGGCGCGTCACCCGCCGACGTCATGTTCGCGGCGATGATGATCCCGCACCACGAGCAGGCGGTCGAGATGGCCGACATCGTGCTCGCGAAGCCCGACCTCGACGCGCGCGTCGCCGACCTCGCGACGCGCATCCGCGACGCGCAGGCGCCCGAGATCGCGACGATGGAGGGCTGGCTCGCGGCGTGGGGCGAGGATGCCGATGCCCACGCGGGGATGCAGCACGGCGACGACGGCATGCTGAGCGACGACGAGCTCGCCGACCTCGAGGCCGCCGATGGCGCCGAGGCGTCGCGCCTGTTCCTCGAGGGCATGATCGCCCACCACGAGGGCGCCGTGACGATGGCCGAGCAGCAGCTCGCCGACGGCAGCGACCCCGACGCCCTGGCGCTCGCCGAGTCGATCGTCGCGACGCAGCAGGCCGAGATCGACGAGATGCGGGCGCTGCTCGACGAGCTCTGA
- a CDS encoding aspartate/glutamate racemase family protein, whose protein sequence is MDTIGLIGGMSWHSTLDYYRAINARTAEALGGHHSARILLSSLDFAEVRDCQVREDWDAAGSLLAAEARRLEAAGADRVAICTNLMHKVAPAVEAAIAVPLDHIGDAVAAAAQDRGVSRLGILGTDWVMREPFYAERLARHGVAAVMPSADDRVVVDRIIWDELTRGVVTDASRAAYLAVVDRLVAQGADGIVLACTEIQLLLGDSDVAVPVIDSMAAHAEAIASHALAPVAA, encoded by the coding sequence ATGGACACGATCGGCCTCATCGGCGGCATGAGCTGGCACTCGACGCTCGACTACTACCGTGCCATCAACGCGCGCACGGCGGAAGCGCTCGGCGGCCACCACTCCGCCCGCATCCTGCTCTCGAGCCTCGACTTCGCCGAGGTGCGCGACTGCCAGGTGCGCGAGGACTGGGATGCGGCGGGCTCGCTCCTCGCCGCCGAGGCGCGCCGCCTCGAGGCCGCCGGCGCCGACCGCGTCGCGATCTGCACGAACCTCATGCACAAGGTCGCGCCGGCCGTCGAGGCCGCGATCGCCGTGCCGCTCGACCACATCGGCGACGCCGTCGCCGCGGCGGCGCAGGACCGCGGCGTCTCGCGCCTGGGCATCCTCGGCACCGACTGGGTCATGCGCGAGCCGTTCTACGCCGAGCGCCTCGCCCGTCACGGCGTCGCCGCCGTCATGCCGAGCGCCGACGACCGCGTCGTGGTCGACCGCATCATCTGGGACGAGCTGACCCGCGGCGTCGTGACCGACGCGTCGCGCGCCGCGTACCTCGCGGTCGTCGACCGGCTCGTGGCGCAGGGCGCCGACGGCATCGTGCTCGCGTGCACCGAGATCCAGCTGCTGCTCGGCGACTCCGACGTGGCCGTGCCGGTCATCGACTCGATGGCGGCGCACGCCGAGGCGATCGCGAGCCATGCGCTCGCACCCGTCGCCGCCTGA